CGGCCCAGTTTTTATGGATCATGCGTTTGCCTCCATTCCAGTTCCATCCCCATGACCGAGGGTCGGAACGCCCGAGGTGAAATGCGAAAAACCCGCACGCGCAGCATAAACGCTGCGCGTGCGAGAATGACTTTGGCGATCAGACGCGGCGGCGCTTCGGCGGGCGAACGCCGTTATGCGCAATCGGGGTCACGTCGCGGATCGCGGTGATGTTGAAACCAACCGCAGCCAGCGCACGCAGCGCCGATTCACGACCGGAACCCGGACCCTGAACCTCGACCTCAAGCGTGCGGACGCCATGTTCCTGCGCCTTCTTGCCAGCATCCTCAGCGGCCATCTGGGCGGCGTAAGGGGTCGATTTCCGCGAACCCTTGAAACCCATCGTGCCAGCGGAGGACCACGAAATCGCGTTGCCCTGAACGTCGGAGATCAGGATCTTGGTATTGTTGAACGAGCTGTTCACATGCGCGACGCCTGCCGCGATGTTCTTCCGCTC
The genomic region above belongs to Paracoccus sp. SCSIO 75233 and contains:
- the rpsK gene encoding 30S ribosomal protein S11 codes for the protein MARDKVRAKRKERKNIAAGVAHVNSSFNNTKILISDVQGNAISWSSAGTMGFKGSRKSTPYAAQMAAEDAGKKAQEHGVRTLEVEVQGPGSGRESALRALAAVGFNITAIRDVTPIAHNGVRPPKRRRV